In Bos mutus isolate GX-2022 chromosome 2, NWIPB_WYAK_1.1, whole genome shotgun sequence, one DNA window encodes the following:
- the ZDBF2 gene encoding DBF4-type zinc finger-containing protein 2, which translates to MQNRSGYCSFCCVFYNNLEQHLSSDYHRSLITQKRQWMGAASLMERFLQDVLQHHPCRYQESRSMQNERLHMTTVSPSEVVPNDDFSPEIKTEDAAGVREEISTKASEPIEKVYSRPQEYMHSVSDRPSVIQKLEKGQQHPLEFIHKIGSSVKEFNPVGISHSTNNRQSVICSSVISNAPVSCSPESSHERPVTTDTTSGLSLGVHLDLVNKCDPNKADKYLKQLNKGSRNPMLPSHPETSSVPYQKPKELNRKSLCVNSDKLTLREDVNSQTKALSTDFKVHEFVSTENSLKLESLSKFAVNPVVNLSKTDMPSNKGIFEDDIPKHHEKFFPNMDHNQEGKHLVFNKSAFWEQKIEVSSEMKFAGGSPQSASDHCEEAEPDLGKGEQTDQEDKNCESRDSAVSFDGSSSFYSLMDQSKVTVEEINLSKEVHTDLQYKNNTSYISERSSDCDDSFQVTTSKTQVKDESVHKVMHIRLVDESYESSDSEMNFDCDASLQSTDDCRQQPEKEVNLPKGVLVGLVDMNYGSSSSEISADSVFSLQSMPGRFPVTVTETELQKKVHISLVDKNYGSSCSETSFDCDVSLQSFFDHPHMAVSERNLEDRPVSLKDSHYKPSSAKAYLDCDVSLETLSDGPQKDVENINLWKEKNDLVDMNCEFHGPEIKFHLMKTDPQLVPAQSQVAVKEVNAQEVAIDLENKSIKSSISDLSFDSHPMGSRGEINLKALNVDMEVKSYGCSSCKSTFDSDSSFMSVSEYPEMDVEEINKKHVNLEDESFESISSEITFYSDSPLHPVVDQSQVTVYEEDPIDLENKSNESRVSEITFDSGVPLHSGTYQPEVAVKETFIQKEVCTHLGEKDDAPTSSEISLTSYIPFHSVIKQPEEAVKNLNPQNEEWLHLENKGNESSDSEMFDYDIFRSMTGHSEDPIKERNLQKGEDIHLENKDNLKVSETSLDTDTPVQSVTHKPELIVKELGLQKEKHAKLKGQSAEYSGSEISLDSDYSMTEPQITDKEVSVQKEEHVVLENKSDKYSSSEIILDSDVPLQSMNDQPQLGLLKEKHVHLEDTNNESSYGKMDFDSADPLQPLTEQFQEVVEETKVQKEEDMSLKNKVDEPNDSELIYNSDVSLPSVSSQPKVAVKRINLKYENHVYLKDKNRQDSGFAMSLNSDLTDQSVVDHPQITILEQKHTELGDKHNQSCGSEINFNSNDPFQSVANQLRQTVKEISPWRDEVDMEDKRDEPKHFEIVSDSDVCFQSVAGQTEVVKEVNLLKEHVDLEDKVVKPSDSKIDFVSDGPLQSVANEVQEAVTEMNLLREGPVRLSAKSYEPNDSEIIFVANTPLQSVVEPHHDLEEQQTSLEDKSNDPCGPKINFVSEYPLQSVTGQLQRKAVKEIGLWEEDHIYLEDKRYKLGDFEVSYDSDVDFVAGHSAVAVKEINLQEEDQNDLENKNCELSVSEIKCDSGVHLQLGVDQPQVVCKEINLQMEKYLGMEEVSEPRDSEIMCGSDVPLQIVINELEESDRETDKMLFMDLTASDNDCEMISDSDVPFQPVIDSPQRTVKEISCINAESFDLDENCDSCDSELRYVCEASPQSVTNHSKKVFKVVKQKQDYIILEETSSEPYVSELSFQIDSSHQSMTYQSQESEKKKAKYSDPKDKSCQSSGPKRNFEWEETSQPVTRQQQKVDKGVSLWEDVENIGLKDKNCESGVSAMDCNASPGLVIHQMPDQENLLKLKHTDPESMNCEPCGSGVKFQRDPSLQSGNDRPQEAVNKINLFKKMSFDQKETNHNNSHSDSVPVVDSIRNLEKAKEVIEDDLHELHPEHLPPVPPSFVGKTRSQIMKEDDVQMSALVKEFKKDHFYCYFVSDCEIRKRKKKFLNEEKKMTWTDLNQDTTSIQILSDCDDNEGGTSHIDDFSVALDKPNHHPSTERNHEQTWQVASQDQAIKDRHGTQTNLTSQRGTKRISGQEKDSPVRKYLLLQNNWKTREKVKKKEFPESCIGVLKPLQANTLIYILSSNIKLKKGESNRVSKRRHCSRNNWDINIQYKFNQTSFNCYDPLNKHIVIDPPLNIEVPGSDRNNCVEMHVSHLNSNAEDNDPYVQSSASVPFMTVSVGHELKSGQEASESSVFPEKSKIFSSSEISRESNFQSTFSSRDVAKTSSKSFRKKFLKSKSKNQRRKVSTNNKPDFPKKGCRSVIPQQNIRIASEKRSTWIQSKLSDIIKKYIPKYSVFLRHKYQSRSTFVRMHIKKKKPNVSRLKKAKKPANMLSNTSVLSAGAEEQSRAIASSSRQRVQTSSSVARSKKNGNKKHPRRQQRKPCRPIRTYDLRSLFSGVPYSDRMKTRFSNRL; encoded by the exons ATGCAGAACAGATCAGGATATTGCAGTTTTTGTTGTGTATTCTATAATAACCTGGAGCAG CATCTATCCAGTGACTATCACAGATCCTTGATCACACAGAAAAGACAATGGATGGGTGCTGCTAGTTTGATGGAACGTTTCTTGCAGGATGTACTGCAGCACCACCCGTGTCGTTATCAGGAAAGCAG ATCAATGCAAAATGAGAGACTTCATATGACTACTGTGTCACCTTCAGAAGTGGTTCCTAATGATGATTTTAGTCCTGAAATAAAGACTGAGGATGCTGCTGGAGTCAGAGAAGAGATATCTACCAAGGCATCTGAACCCATTGAAAAGGTGTATTCTAGGCCTCAGGAATATATGCATAGTGTTTCAGATCGACCATCAGTTattcaaaaactggaaaaaggaCAACAGCATCCCTTGGAGTTCATTCATAAAATTGGGAGCAGTGTGAAAGAGTTTAATCCAGTTGGTATTAGTCACAGTACAAATAATAGACAAAGTGTAATATGTTCGTCAGTGATTTCTAATGCTCCTGTTAGTTGTTCACCTGAAAGTTCTCATGAAAGACCAGTTACAACTGACACTACTTCTGGTTTGTCACTTGGAGTCCATTTGGATTTAGTTAACAAATGTGACCCAAACAAAGCTGACAAATACCTTAAACAGCTAAACAAGGGCTCTAGAAACCCTATGCTACCATCCCATCCAGAAACTTCTTCAGTTCCATATCAGAAACCTAAAGAGTTAAACAGAAAGTCTTTATGTGTAAACTCAGATAAGTTGACCTTACGGGAAGATGTAAATTCTCAGACTAAAGCTTTGTCAACTGACTTTAAAGTCCATGAATTTGTGAGTACTGAAAACTCTTTAAAATTGGAATCTCTTTCTAAATTTGCAGTGAATCCAGTAGTCAACCTGAGTAAAACTGACATGCCTTCTAATAAAGGAATCTTTGAAGATGACATTCCAAAGCACCATGAGAAATTCTTTCCTAATATGGATCATAACCAGGAAGGAAAGCATTTGGTTTTTAACAAGTCAGCCTTTTGGGAACAGAAGATCGAAGTGAGTTCTGAAATGAAGTTTGCTGGTGGCTCTCCTCAGTCAGCATCTGATCACTGTGAAGAGGCTGAACCAGACCTTGGCAAGGGGGAGCAAACTGACCAAGAAGATAAGAACTGTGAATCAAGAGATTCTGCAGTAAGTTTTGATGGCAGTTCCTCTTTTTATTCACTGATGGACCAATCCAAAGTGACTGTTGAAGAAATAAACCTTTCAAAGGAAGTACATACTGATTTGCAATATAAGAATAATACATCTTATATTTCTGAAAGAAGCTCTGATTGTGATGACTCCTTTCAGGTGACTACCAGCAAAACTcaagtgaaagatgaaagtgtTCATAAGGTAATGCATATTAGGCTGGTTGATGAAAGCTATGAATCCAGCGATTCTGAGATGAATTTTGATTGTGATGCTTCACTTCAGTCAACTGATGACTGCCGCCAACAGCCTGAGAAAGAAGTAAACCTTCCTAAGGGGGTGCTCGTTGGCTTGGTTGATATGAACTATGGATCTAGTAGCTCTGAAATAAGTGCtgattctgttttctcacttcaGTCAATGCCTGGCCGATTCCCAGTGACTGTCACAGAAACAGAACTTCAGAAGAAGGTTCACATTAGCTTAGTTGATAAGAACTATGGATCGAGTTGTTCTGAAACAAGTTTTGATTGTGATGTTTCTCTTCAGTCATTCTTCGACCATCCTCACATGGCTGTCAGTGAAAGAAACCTGGAGGATAGGCCTGTCTCTCTAAAAGATAGTCATTATAAACCCAGTAGTGCTAAAGCATATCTTGATTGTGATGTCTCTCTTGAGACCTTGTCTGATGGACCTCAGAAGGATGTTGAAAATATCaatctttggaaagaaaagaatgaccTTGTGGatatgaactgtgaatttcaTGGTCCTGAGATAAAGTTTCATTTGATGAAAACAGATCCTCAGTTGGTGCCTGCCCAATCCCAAGTTGCAGTTAAAGAGGTAAATGCTCAGGAAGTAGCTATTGACCTGGAGAACAAGAGTATTAAGTCTAGCATTTCTGATCTCAGTTTTGATTCTCACCCTATGGGCTCTCGTGGTGAAATAAATCTGAAAGCATTAAATGTTGACATGGAAGTTAAGAGCTATGGATGTTCCAGTTGTAAGTCCACTTTTGACTCCGATTCTTCTTTTATGTCAGTTTCTGAGTATCCTGAGATGGatgttgaagaaataaataagaagcaTGTTAACTTGGAAGATGAGAGCTTTGAATCAATTAGTtctgaaataactttttattcTGATAGTCCTCTTCACCCAGTAGTTGACCAATCTCAAGTAACTGTTTATGAGGAGGATCCTATTGATCTGGAAAATAAGAGTAATGAATCTCGTGTTTCTGAAATAACTTTTGATTCTGGTGTGCCTCTTCATTCAGGGACTTATCAACCTGAAGTAGCGGTGAAAGAAACATTCATTCAGAAAGAAGTGTGTACACACTTAGGAGAGAAAGATGATGCACCCACCAGTTCTGAAATAAGTTTGACTTCTTATATCCCTTTTCACTCAGTGATTAAGCAGCCAGAAGAAGCTGTTAAAAACCTAAATCCTCAAAATGAAGAGTGGCTACACTTAGAAAATAAGGGAAATGAATCTAGTGATTCTGAAATGTTTGATTATGATATTTTTCGTTCAATGACTGGACATTCTGAAGATCCtattaaagaaagaaaccttCAGAAAGGGGAGGATATACACTTAGAAAATAAGGATAAT TTAAAAGTTTCTGAAACAAGTTTGGATACTGATACCCCTGTTCAGTCAGTGACTCACAAACCGGAACTGATTGTGAAAGAACTAGGGcttcaaaaagaaaagcatgCTAAGTTAAAAGGTCAAAGTGCTGAATATAGTGGTTCTGAAATAAGTTTAGATTCTGATTATTCAATGACGGAACCTCAAATAACTGATAAAGAAGTAAGTGTTCAGAAAGAAGAACATGTTGTTCTAGAGAACAAGAGTGATAAATATAGTAGTTCTGAAATAATTTTGGACTCTGATGTCCCTCTTCAGTCAATGAA TGACCAACCTCAACTAGGCCTTTTGAAGGAAAAACATGTTCATTTGGAAGATACAAACAATGAATCTAGTTACGGTAAAATGGATTTTGATTCTGCTGACCCTCTTCAGCCATTGACCGAACAATTTCAGGAAGTGGTTGAAGAAACAAAAGTGCAGAAAGAAGAGGATATGAGCCTGAAGAATAAGGTTGATGAACCTAATGATTCTGAATTAATATATAATTCTGATGTTTCTCTTCCATCTGTGTCCAGTCAACCTAAAGTGGCTGTTAAACGAATAAACCTCAAGTATGAAAATCATGTGTACTTGAAAGATAAGAACAGGCAAGATAGTGGTTTTGCAATGAGTTTGAATTCTGATCTCACGGATCAGTCAGTAGTTGATCATCCTCAGATAACTATTTTGGAGCAAAAGCATACTGAACTAGGAGATAAGCACAATCAATCTTGTGgttctgaaataaattttaattctaatGACCCCTTTCAATCAGTGGCCAACCAGCTTAGACAAACTGTTAAAGAAATAAGCCCTTGGAGGGATGAAGTTGACATGGAAGATAAGAGAGATGAACCTAAGCATTTtgaaattgtatctgactctgatGTCTGTTTTCAGTCAGTGGCTGGCCAAACTGAAGTTGTTAAGGAGGTAAACCTTCTGAAGGAGCATGTTGACTTGGAAGATAAGGTTGTCAAACCTAGTGATTCAAAAATAGACTTTGTTTCTGATGGACCTCTTCAATCTGTGGCTAATGAAGTTCAAGAGGCTGTTACAGAAATGAATCTTCTGAGGGAGGGACCTGTTCGTCTGAGTGCTAAGAGCTATGAACCTAATGATTCTGAAATCATTTTTGTTGCAAATACCCCTCTCCAGTCAGTGGTTGAGCCACACCATGATTTGGAAGAGCAACAAACCAGTTTGGAAGACAAAAGCAATGATCCTTGTGGTCCTAAGATAAATTTTGTTTCTGAATATCCTCTTCAGTCAGTGACTGGCCAGCTTCAAAGAAAAGCTGTTAAAGAAATAGGTCTTTGGGAGGAAGACCATATTTACCTGGAAgataagagatacaaactagGTGATTTTGAAGTAAGTTATGATTCTGATGTTGACTTTGTAGCTGGTCATTCTGCTGTGGCTGTCAAAGAAATAAACTTGCAAGAGGAGGATCAGAATGACCTAGAAAATAAGAACTGTGAACTTagtgtttctgaaataaaatgtgattCTGGTGTTCATCTTCAGTTAGGAGTTGACCAACCTCAGGTGGTTTGCAAAGAGATAAATCTTCAGATGGAAAAGTATCTTGGCATGGAAGAGGTTAGTGAACCTAGGGATTCTGAAATAATGTGTGGTTCTGATGTTCCTCTTCAAATAGTGATAAACGaacttgaagagtcagacagagaaacagataAGATGCTGTTTATGGACCTGACGGCAAGTGATAATGACTGTGAAATGATTTCAGATTCTGATGTCCCTTTTCAGCCAGTGATTGATTCGCCTCAAAGGACTGTCAAAGAAATCAGCTGTATAAATGCAGAAAGTTTTGACCTAGATGAGAACTGTGACTCTTGTGATTCTGAACTAAGATATGTTTGTGAAGCCTCTCCTCAGTCAGTGACAAACCATTCCAAAAAGGTCTTCAAAGTAGTAAAGCAGAAGCAAGACTATATTATTCTGGAAGAGACAAGCTCTGAGCCTTATGTTTCTGAACTGAGTTTTCAAATTGATTCCTCTCATCAGTCCATGACTTACCAGTcgcaagaatctgaaaaaaaaaaggcaaaatatagtGACCCCAAAGACAAGAGCTGTCAATCTAGTGGTCCTAAAAGAAACTTTGAATGGGAGGAGACTTCTCAGCCAGTAACTCGGCAACAGCAGAAGGTTGACAAAGGAGTCAGCCTTTGGGAAGATGTAGAAAATATTGGCCTAAAAGATAAGAACTGTGAATCTGGTGTTTCTGCGATGGATTGTAatgcatctcctggattggtgATCCATCAAATGCCTGATCAAGAAAACCTTTTGAAGTTAAAACATACTGATCCAGAAAGTATGAACTGTGAACCTTGTGGTTCTGGGGTGAAGTTTCAACGTGATCCTTCTCTCCAGTCTGGCAATGACCGGCCTCAAGAAGCTGTTAATAAGATCAACCTATTTAAGAAGATGTCTTTTGACCAGAAAGAAACAAATCATAATAATTCCCATTCCGACTCTGTTCCTGTGGTTGATTCTATAAGGAActtggaaaaagcaaaggaggtcATAGAAGATGATCTTCATGAACTACATCCTGAACACTTGCCTCCCGTCCCTCCTTCATTTGTGGGGAAAACGCGGTCTCAGATAATGAAAGAAGATGATGTGCAAATGAGTGCTCTTGTGAAGGAATTTAAGAAAGATCATTTCTACTGTTACTTTGTTAGCGACTGTgagataagaaaaaggaaaaaaaaatttttgaatgaagaaaaaaagatgacCTGGACTGACCTCAATCAGGACACCACATCAATTCAAATTCTCTCAGATTGTGATGATAATGAGGGTGGTACTTCACATATTGATGACTTTTCAGTGGCTTTAGATAAACCTAACCATCATCCTTCAACAGAAAGGAATCATGAACAAACATGGCAAGTGGCCTCTCAAGACCAGGCTATAAAAGATAGGCATGGAACTCAAACCAATCTCACAAGTCAACGAGGGACAAAAAGAATTAGTGGACAAGAGAAAGACTCTCCAGTAAGGAAGTATTTACTTTTAcaaaacaactggaaaacaagagagaaagttaaaaaaaaagaatttcctgaATCATGTATTGGCGTTTTGAAGCCTTTGCAAGCAAATACcttaatttatattctttcttcaaatattaaGTTGAAGAAAGGTGAATCCAACCGCGTCTCTAAAAGGAGGCACTGTAGTAGAAATAATTGGGATATTAACATACAGTACAAATTTAACCAGACTTCCTTTAATTGTTATGACCCATTGAATAAGCACATTGTAATTGATCCTCCTCTGAACATAGAAGTACCAGGGTCTGACAGGAATAATTGTGTTGAAATGCATGTTAGCCACTTAAATTCTAATGCAGAAGATAATGATCCTTATGTACAAAGCTCTGCTTCAGTACCTTTTATGACAGTGTCAGTAGGACATGAACTAAAGTCAGGTCAGGAGGCCAGTGAATCTTCTGTGTTTCCAGAAAAATCCAAGATTTTTAGTTCTAGTGAAATTTCGAGGGAAAGTAATTTCCAGTCAACTTTTTCAAGTCGTGATGTTGCCAAAACCTCATCAAAATCATTTagaaaaaagtttttgaaaagtaaaagcaaaaatcagagaAGGAAGGTATCAACTAATAATAAGCCAGATTTTCCCAAAAAAGGTTGTAGATCAGTTATTCCCCAGCAAAATATCAGAATTGCTTCAGAAAAACGGTCGACTTGGATTCAGAGCAAACTAAGTgatataattaaaaagtatattccaAAATACTCTGTTTTTTTGCGTCACAAATATCAGTCCAGGAGCACTTTTGTTAGGATgcatattaagaagaaaaaacctAATGTTAGTAGGTTAAAGAAGGCGAAGAAACCAGCTAATATGCTCTCAAACACCTCAGTTCTGTCAGCAGGAGCTGAAGAGCAGTCACGAGCTATAGCAAGCTCTTCTAGGCAACGTGTGCAGACCTCTTCCAGCGTTGCACGAAGTAAGAAGAATGGTAATAAAAAACACCCTAGAAGGCAACAGAGAAAGCCGTGTAGACCTATCAGAACATATGATTTGAGAAGTTTGTTTTCTGGTGTACCGTATTCGGATAGAATGAAGACTCGATTCTCTAACAGATTATGA